The Clostridioides sp. ES-S-0010-02 genome window below encodes:
- a CDS encoding type I 3-dehydroquinate dehydratase → MNNIVQVKNIRIGEGIPKICVPIVGKTKEEIIEEVNDLKEICLDVVEWRVDFFENVENIQQVKEVINELRKYIPDTPLLFTFRSIKEGGQKLISKDYYTILNKEISNTGLIDLIDVELFMGDEIVNEIVEFAHEKEVKVVMSNHDFNKTPKKEEIISRLCKMQKLGADLPKIAVMPKNERDVLVLLTATNEMVQVYADRPIITMSMAGMGVISRLCGEIFGSALTFGAVKKVSAPGQMSVEELNSILRILHKSIN, encoded by the coding sequence ATGAATAATATAGTACAAGTAAAAAATATTAGAATAGGAGAAGGTATACCTAAAATCTGTGTACCAATAGTTGGAAAAACTAAAGAAGAAATTATTGAAGAAGTTAATGACTTAAAGGAAATTTGTTTGGATGTTGTAGAATGGCGTGTTGATTTCTTTGAGAATGTAGAAAATATTCAACAAGTTAAAGAAGTTATTAATGAATTAAGAAAATATATACCAGATACACCTCTATTATTTACATTTAGAAGTATAAAAGAAGGTGGACAAAAATTAATATCAAAAGATTATTATACTATTTTAAATAAGGAAATCTCTAATACAGGATTAATAGACTTAATAGATGTAGAGCTATTTATGGGAGATGAAATTGTAAATGAAATAGTCGAGTTTGCTCATGAAAAAGAAGTGAAAGTAGTCATGTCGAATCATGATTTTAATAAAACTCCCAAAAAAGAAGAGATTATATCTCGTTTATGCAAAATGCAAAAACTAGGAGCAGACTTACCTAAAATAGCTGTTATGCCAAAAAATGAAAGAGATGTTCTAGTGTTGCTTACAGCTACAAATGAAATGGTTCAAGTTTATGCAGATAGACCAATAATAACTATGTCTATGGCAGGAATGGGAGTTATAAGTCGTTTGTGTGGGGAAATATTTGGCTCAGCATTGACTTTTGGAGCAGTTAAAAAGGTTTCTGCACCAGGTCAAATGTCAGTTGAAGAACTAAATTCAATACTACGTATATTACATAAAAGTATTAATTAG